The nucleotide window CGTGCCGGCGTTTCTGGCCACGCGGGGCAACGTCTTCGGCTCCTTCGGCGCGCGGTTGGCGACCGCGCTTCACCAGGGGCTCATCGAACCGCGGGTGCGCGGTGGTGACGAGCGCCTTCGGGCGGCAGTCACGGCTGCTCTCGTGAACGCTCTGCTCGTGAGCGTCTTCGCCGCCGTCGCCACGTATTTCGTGCTGACGCTGCTCGGACTGCCCCACGCCTCGCTGCTCACGCTCGTTTCGATCGCCACTATCGCGGGCGCGCTCTCCGGTGCCGTCCTGGCGACGGCGGTCGTGGTGGTGGTCTTTGCGGGCTACCGGCGCGGCTACAACCCGGACACCATCGTGGGGCCGGTCGTGACGACCACCGGCGACGTCTTCGGACTCCTCTTTCTCCTTCTGGCCGTCCGGGTCGTCCTCGCGCTACTCGGAGGTGGCGGCTGAGTGGCGACCGAGTGGTCGGTACGGGCAATCACGCGCGCGATGCTGCCGATCCTCCTCGTGCTCACGCTCGTCGAACTCGGGAGCGGTCTCGTGCTCGACTCGTTCGAGGCGACCCTGCTCCAGTTCCCCTCGCTGCTCGTGCTCGTGCCCGTCACCATCGGCACCGCCGGTAACCTCGGGAGTGTGCTCGCCGCGCGACTCTCGACGGCCCTCCATCTAGGACGGCTCTCCTTCGCACCCGACGACGAGGTGCTTGCGGGCAATGCTGTCGCGACTATCGCCCTCTCGTTCACTGTCTTTCCGACCGTGGGTGCCGGCGCGTGGGCGTTGTCGGCGCTGGTCGCCGAAACCAAGCTCCCGCTCGCGACGGTCCTCCTGGTCGCGACGGCCAGCGGCGCGATCCTGGCCGTGCTCGCCGTTCTCATTACCGTCGTGGCGACCTACGCCGCCTACCGGTTCGGTCTCGATCCCGACGACGTGGTGATCCCCGTCGTGACGAACGTCTCGGACGTACTCGGTGTCGTGGTTCTGTTCGCCGTCGTCCAGGTCGTCGTCTGAGCAGGACGGCGGATTTACGGACCCGGCCCTGCTCGGTGACGCATGGATCGCCGCGTGTGGCTGCTCGTCGGCTGTCTCGTGCTCGCCGGCTGCGTAGCCACCGGTCCGGGTGCCGACGGACCGACGAACGCCTCCGCGGCGACGACGGCGCTCGACGGCCCCACCGCGAACGCGGACGTCGGCACGACCCCCGCGAAGACGACGCACTCCGGGCTTCGGGCGACCGTCACGCACGTCGTCGACGGCGATACACTCGACGTCAGATATCCCAACGGAACCACGGACACGGTCCGGCTACGCGGCGTCGACACGCCGGAAGTCCACGTCCCCACGAACCCGAGCGAGTACGAGGGCGTGCCCGACAGCGACGCCGGCGCGACGTGTCTCGACGACGCGGGCGACGAGGCGAGCGCGTTCACGACACGAGCGGTCGCCGGCGAGACGGTGCAGCTCGTGGGGATCGACGGGCGCGGGCGCTACGACCGTCTGCTGGCGCTCGTCCGCCACGACGGCCGCGATCTCAACTACCGGCTCGTCGCGACGGGTCATGCGCGGGTCTACGACAGCCAGTTCGCGGGCCGCGAGCGGTTCTCCCGAGCGGAAACGCGCGCCCGACGGAACGGAACGGCTCTCTGGGCGTGTGCGAGCGAGCCGTCGGCGACACCGACCGGGTCCGACGACGGCCCGCTCGCGATCGCCGCGATCGCCGCCGATGCACCGGGCAACGATAACGCGAACCTCGACGAGGAAACCGTCACCCTCGAAAACAGCGGGTCGACCCCGATCGCCCTCGACGACTGGACGGTCAGCGACGAAGTGGATCATACCTACTCGTTCCCGAGCGACGCCACCCTCGCCGCCGGTGCGAGTCTCACGCTGCACACGGGCCGGGGAACCGACACGGACACCGACCGTTACTGGGGAGCGACGAGCGCCGTCTGGAACAACGACGGCGACACCGTGGTCATCGCGAACGCGAGCGGCGCGGTCGTCGCGCGGCGCTCGTACGGCTGAGCGCAGCACTCAACCGGCTGGCAGCCGTAGTCGAGCCGTGGTATCGCGCCTCGAACTCCCGCCACGGCTGGTCGACCTATCGATCCTCGTAACCGTGGGTTTCGCGGTCGCCACCGGCCTGCTAACCCTTATTTCTGGTCGGCCCGGCGACGCGGTCGTGTTCGTCCTCCACGGGATGGGTGGGCTGGCGCTCGTTCTCCTCCTCTTCTGGAAGCTCCGCCGAGTGCGCCCGCGACTGACCAACCGGGTGGCGTGGAACCGGGGCACGATCGTCTCGGTTCTCCTGACCGGTCTCGCGCTCGCAGCGCTCGCCACCGGGTTCGTCTGGACCTCGGGCGGAACCCCTACGATCGGTCCGTGGCTGCTCCTGTTCGTTCATATGGCGCTCGGCGCTCTCGTCGTTCCCGTCCTGCTCGTCCACCTCCGGGGGCGGATCCATCTCCCGAGCACGGACGACTTCGAGGGCCGGCGGACGGCGCTCTCCTCGCTCGCGGTCGTCGGTTTCGGCGCGCTCGCGTGGCGCTTCCAGCGCGGGGCGAACCGCCTGCTCGGACTCGCCACCGATCAGCGCTTCACCGGCTCGACCGAGGAGGGAACGGACGCGGGCAACGCTTTTCCGGTAACAAGCTGGGTCGCCGATGATCCCGACCCGATCGATCCCGACGAGTGGGAGCTCCGGGTCGGCGGTGCGGTCGAACGCGAGCAGACACTCTCGATCGACGATCTCGACCCCGACAGCGCGGGGCGCACGACCCTCGACTGCACGAGCGGCTGGTACTCGACCCACGACTGGCGTGGCCTCCGAGTCGGCGATCTCCTCGATACGGTCGAACCCGACCCTGCGGCGGAATGGGTCTCCTTCCGTTCGGTGACGGGCTATCGCTGGAGCCTCCCGATCGAGGAGGCACGCGACGCGCTGCTGGCGACCCACACCGACGGCGAGCGGCTCTCGCACGGCCACGGCTTCCCGCTCAGGCTGGTCGCACCCGGCCGGCGCGGCTTCCAGTGGGTGAAGTGGATCGACAGAATTGAGATCAGCCGCCAGCGCGACACGAGCGAGTGGCTGGCGATCTTCGTCAGCGGGTTCGAGGAGAACGCTACGAACGATCGTTGACCGGTGTTCCGTCCTCGGTCGGCGGCGCGATATGGTTGATGTACTCCTCGACGCTCGGCTCGTGGACTCGGATCCGTAGCTCGATATCGCCGAGTTCGTCCGGTTCGCCGACCGCGAAGTTGACGACGCCCTCGAAGGCGGCCTGTTTCTTCAGCGCGACGCGCACGACGTCGCCCTGACGGTCGGCGAAGAACTCGTTGCGGGCGCTGTCGAGGATCTCCTGGTCGTGGAGCAGTTCCGAAAAGTGGTCCAAACTGTGGGTTTCGGCACGTACCTCGCCGGGCGCGCGCTCGATCTCCGCGCCGGGCACGAGGTTCTCGACGGCCGTGACGATCCGCTCGGTGACTTCGGTGTCGTTGACCGGTGCGGCGAGTTCCACGTCGATGCGATACATCATTCACCTTCCTCCGCGAGCAGCGTCCGGATACGATCCTGAAACGCCGCGAGCGAGTCGGTGTTCTCAATCCGCCTGTCGGCGCGCTCGATGGCATCGTCCATCCCGAAGCCGATTTCGCGCTCGTCGCGTGCTTCGAGGCTCTCACCGCCGTCGGCGCTCGTGACGTCGCGTCCCCGTGCATCGACGCGCTCGGCGCGCACATCGAAGGGAGCCTCGATGGCGATCAACGAGAACGCCTCGCCAAAGCGCTCCTCGAACCGTTCGACCTCCACCCCAGAACGGATGCCGTCGACGAGCACCGTGGACGAGTCGGCGAGCTCGCGCTCGATGATCGGCAGCGACCGCTCGGCGATGGCCCCCTGACCGCTCTCCTCGCGGAGCGCCTGCGCCACGCGGCCGTGGTGCTCGGCGGGATCGAGCCCCCGATCGCGGCAGGCCTCCCTGATGACGTCGCCCATCGTCACGACCGGGATCCCCATCTCGCGGGCGACGGCGGCGGCCTCGCTCTTGCCGCTGCCCGGCAGGCCGACGATACCGATGACGCTCATTGCGCCCTCTTGTGGAGAATCGCTGTTAAACGCTCCGCACCGGACCCAATCGCTTTTGAACCGCTCGCTCTCACCCCCCATGAGGGCACGTAGCTCAGCCCGGATAGAGCGTCGGACTTCTAATCCGACGGCCGTGGGTTCGAATCCCACCGTGCCCGAGTACCTTTTTACTTCGTCGGGTTCGCGCGGAGCG belongs to Halococcus qingdaonensis and includes:
- a CDS encoding AAA family ATPase, which produces MSVIGIVGLPGSGKSEAAAVAREMGIPVVTMGDVIREACRDRGLDPAEHHGRVAQALREESGQGAIAERSLPIIERELADSSTVLVDGIRSGVEVERFEERFGEAFSLIAIEAPFDVRAERVDARGRDVTSADGGESLEARDEREIGFGMDDAIERADRRIENTDSLAAFQDRIRTLLAEEGE
- a CDS encoding lamin tail domain-containing protein: MDRRVWLLVGCLVLAGCVATGPGADGPTNASAATTALDGPTANADVGTTPAKTTHSGLRATVTHVVDGDTLDVRYPNGTTDTVRLRGVDTPEVHVPTNPSEYEGVPDSDAGATCLDDAGDEASAFTTRAVAGETVQLVGIDGRGRYDRLLALVRHDGRDLNYRLVATGHARVYDSQFAGRERFSRAETRARRNGTALWACASEPSATPTGSDDGPLAIAAIAADAPGNDNANLDEETVTLENSGSTPIALDDWTVSDEVDHTYSFPSDATLAAGASLTLHTGRGTDTDTDRYWGATSAVWNNDGDTVVIANASGAVVARRSYG
- a CDS encoding magnesium transporter, with amino-acid sequence MATEWSVRAITRAMLPILLVLTLVELGSGLVLDSFEATLLQFPSLLVLVPVTIGTAGNLGSVLAARLSTALHLGRLSFAPDDEVLAGNAVATIALSFTVFPTVGAGAWALSALVAETKLPLATVLLVATASGAILAVLAVLITVVATYAAYRFGLDPDDVVIPVVTNVSDVLGVVVLFAVVQVVV
- a CDS encoding RNA-binding domain-containing protein yields the protein MYRIDVELAAPVNDTEVTERIVTAVENLVPGAEIERAPGEVRAETHSLDHFSELLHDQEILDSARNEFFADRQGDVVRVALKKQAAFEGVVNFAVGEPDELGDIELRIRVHEPSVEEYINHIAPPTEDGTPVNDRS
- a CDS encoding magnesium transporter, with amino-acid sequence MSVVEVAREAYREALPALSVSLVAGLLSGVVLGGMQDELRVVSGLLMLVPAFLATRGNVFGSFGARLATALHQGLIEPRVRGGDERLRAAVTAALVNALLVSVFAAVATYFVLTLLGLPHASLLTLVSIATIAGALSGAVLATAVVVVVFAGYRRGYNPDTIVGPVVTTTGDVFGLLFLLLAVRVVLALLGGGG
- a CDS encoding molybdopterin-dependent oxidoreductase; protein product: MVSRLELPPRLVDLSILVTVGFAVATGLLTLISGRPGDAVVFVLHGMGGLALVLLLFWKLRRVRPRLTNRVAWNRGTIVSVLLTGLALAALATGFVWTSGGTPTIGPWLLLFVHMALGALVVPVLLVHLRGRIHLPSTDDFEGRRTALSSLAVVGFGALAWRFQRGANRLLGLATDQRFTGSTEEGTDAGNAFPVTSWVADDPDPIDPDEWELRVGGAVEREQTLSIDDLDPDSAGRTTLDCTSGWYSTHDWRGLRVGDLLDTVEPDPAAEWVSFRSVTGYRWSLPIEEARDALLATHTDGERLSHGHGFPLRLVAPGRRGFQWVKWIDRIEISRQRDTSEWLAIFVSGFEENATNDR